A DNA window from Actinomadura coerulea contains the following coding sequences:
- a CDS encoding S1C family serine protease, translating into MTEDNRGPVRAPSEDDDVVPGQEPERQEAAAPPETVTDQGIPVEQPADEPEADDPEPGSARDEDGAGTAPASGDGRDSGEKGDRLVAGGFAPPDSLGGPPDTSEDVLSGAAADVPREVPLQDAPPRDMPQPPPPVPLDKPPVEAPDDRMRPGFVPPNQDPRAAQGAPYGGWPQQSHQGPPPPAHGRPPMGPPPAPPGPPPPGGPGPRPLAGYGMPPGGTGPNWAPVPAPPSSSRGGPGLGLLAVVALIVALVAGAVGAGIGVIATGGSDDSGSVNLGGSDSNDTKVQNRPPDSVAGVAQRALPSVVMIRVQSAQGEIGGTGFIVNGGYVITNNHVASGGGGGGGQIQIVFNDKKTLPATIKGADPSSDVAVLKPEGQHSLPPLPVGDSSAIAVGDPVIAIGSPLGLQGSVTTGIVSSLNRAVPTRGEGGGGDASYLNAIQTDAAINPGNSGGPLVDAKGRVIGINTAIATLGGQSLGGEQQSGSIGLGFAIPINQGKRIAEEIIRTGTVKQAKLGVLPDPRYQEGGARIMPQPVNGQDPVTRGGPADKAGLKPGDVITKVDDKPIEDATDLIAQIRSRAPGDRVTLTYQRGGKEATAQVTLTSD; encoded by the coding sequence ATGACGGAAGACAACCGCGGCCCGGTGAGGGCGCCGTCGGAGGACGACGACGTCGTCCCCGGGCAGGAGCCTGAGCGGCAGGAGGCGGCGGCTCCTCCCGAGACGGTGACCGACCAGGGGATCCCCGTGGAGCAGCCGGCGGACGAGCCCGAGGCCGACGACCCCGAGCCCGGATCCGCCCGCGACGAGGACGGCGCCGGGACCGCCCCCGCGAGCGGCGACGGGCGCGACTCGGGCGAGAAGGGCGACCGCCTGGTGGCCGGGGGCTTCGCGCCCCCCGACTCGCTCGGCGGGCCGCCCGACACCAGCGAGGACGTGCTCTCCGGGGCCGCCGCGGACGTGCCGCGGGAGGTGCCGCTGCAGGACGCCCCGCCGCGCGACATGCCGCAGCCGCCGCCGCCCGTCCCGCTCGACAAGCCGCCCGTGGAGGCGCCCGACGACCGGATGCGGCCCGGGTTCGTGCCGCCCAACCAGGACCCGAGGGCCGCGCAGGGCGCCCCGTACGGGGGCTGGCCGCAGCAGTCCCACCAGGGCCCGCCGCCGCCCGCCCACGGCCGCCCGCCGATGGGACCGCCGCCCGCGCCGCCCGGCCCGCCGCCGCCCGGCGGCCCGGGACCGCGCCCGCTGGCCGGGTACGGGATGCCGCCCGGCGGCACCGGGCCCAACTGGGCTCCCGTCCCCGCGCCCCCGTCGTCGTCGCGCGGCGGGCCGGGCCTCGGCCTCCTCGCCGTGGTCGCGCTGATCGTCGCGCTGGTGGCCGGGGCCGTCGGCGCCGGGATCGGCGTGATCGCCACCGGCGGGTCCGACGACTCCGGCTCGGTGAACCTCGGCGGCAGCGACAGCAACGACACCAAGGTGCAGAACCGTCCGCCGGACTCGGTCGCGGGCGTCGCGCAGCGGGCGCTGCCGAGCGTCGTGATGATCCGCGTGCAGTCCGCGCAGGGGGAGATCGGCGGCACCGGCTTCATCGTCAACGGCGGCTACGTCATCACCAACAACCACGTCGCCTCCGGCGGGGGCGGCGGTGGCGGCCAGATCCAGATCGTCTTCAACGACAAGAAGACGCTGCCCGCCACGATCAAGGGCGCCGACCCGAGCTCGGACGTCGCGGTGCTCAAGCCCGAGGGCCAGCACTCGCTGCCGCCGCTGCCGGTCGGCGACTCCAGCGCCATCGCCGTCGGCGACCCGGTGATCGCGATCGGTTCGCCGCTCGGCCTGCAGGGCTCGGTCACCACCGGCATCGTCAGCTCGCTGAACCGGGCCGTGCCCACGCGGGGCGAGGGCGGCGGCGGCGACGCGTCCTACCTCAACGCCATCCAGACCGACGCCGCGATCAACCCGGGCAACTCGGGCGGACCGCTGGTGGACGCCAAGGGCCGCGTGATCGGCATCAACACCGCGATCGCGACGCTCGGCGGCCAGTCGCTCGGCGGGGAGCAGCAGAGTGGCAGCATCGGCCTCGGCTTCGCGATCCCGATCAACCAGGGCAAGCGGATCGCCGAGGAGATCATCCGGACCGGCACGGTCAAGCAGGCCAAGCTCGGCGTGCTGCCCGACCCCCGCTACCAGGAGGGCGGCGCCCGGATCATGCCGCAGCCGGTCAACGGGCAGGACCCGGTGACGAGGGGCGGCCCGGCGGACAAGGCGGGCCTCAAGCCCGGCGACGTCATCACCAAGGTCGACGACAAGCCGATCGAGGACGCCACCGACCTGATCGCCCAGATCCGCAGCCGCGCGCCGGGCGACCGCGTCACCCTCACCTACCAGCGGGGCGGCAAGGAGGCCACCGCCCAGGTGACCCTGACCTCCGACTAG
- a CDS encoding sec-independent translocase, producing MFDVGLGEMAVLVVLALVIFGDKLPQVAGQAGRMLRQFREMANSAKADLQEGLGPEFKDFDLNDLNPKTFVRKHLFEDGDTYLKNDPGIFDDAPSYATSAAGLDPSEKPPFDNEAT from the coding sequence TTGTTCGACGTCGGACTCGGTGAGATGGCGGTGCTCGTCGTCCTCGCCCTGGTCATCTTCGGCGACAAGCTGCCGCAGGTCGCCGGGCAGGCCGGCCGGATGCTGCGGCAGTTCCGCGAGATGGCCAACAGCGCCAAGGCCGACCTTCAGGAGGGCCTCGGCCCGGAGTTCAAGGACTTCGACCTCAACGACCTCAACCCGAAGACGTTCGTCCGCAAGCACCTGTTCGAGGACGGCGACACCTACCTGAAGAACGACCCGGGCATCTTCGACGACGCGCCCTCGTACGCGACGTCGGCCGCGGGCCTCGACCCGAGCGAGAAGCCGCCCTTCGACAACGAGGCGACCTGA
- a CDS encoding Mrp/NBP35 family ATP-binding protein, which translates to MASLLTTERVNAALATVLDPEIRKPITELDMVKSIDIDADGAVRVGVYLTVAGCPMKDTITRNVTEAVSKIDGVSSVRVDLDVMSEEQRKDLQTKLRGGQPAKEIPFARPNSLTKVYAVASGKGGVGKSSVTVNLAAALAAQGRKVGVVDADIYGHSVPRMLGVDTSPTKVEDMIMPPTAHDVKVISVGMFTAGNQPVVWRGPMLHRALQQFLADVYWGDLDILLMDLPPGTGDIAISVAQLLPSAEILVVTTPQQAAAEVAERAGAIAAQTHQQVVGVIENMSYLACAHCGEQQHIFGEGGGQTVADALTKTLGTRVPMLGQVQIDPRLREGGDNGVPLVLSDPDAGAAKELRTIADKLAGRSRGLAGMALGISPKGR; encoded by the coding sequence ATGGCCTCCCTTCTGACGACCGAGCGGGTGAACGCGGCTCTCGCCACGGTGCTCGATCCCGAGATCCGCAAGCCCATCACCGAGCTCGACATGGTCAAGAGCATCGACATCGACGCGGACGGCGCCGTCCGCGTCGGCGTCTACCTGACCGTGGCCGGGTGTCCGATGAAGGACACCATCACCAGGAACGTCACGGAGGCCGTGTCCAAAATCGACGGAGTGTCCTCGGTGCGCGTCGACCTCGACGTGATGAGCGAGGAGCAGCGCAAGGACCTGCAGACCAAGCTGCGCGGCGGGCAGCCCGCCAAGGAGATCCCGTTCGCCCGGCCGAACTCGCTGACCAAGGTGTACGCGGTGGCGAGCGGCAAGGGCGGCGTCGGCAAGTCGTCGGTGACGGTGAACCTCGCCGCCGCGCTCGCCGCCCAGGGCCGCAAGGTCGGCGTCGTGGACGCCGACATCTACGGCCACTCGGTGCCGCGGATGCTGGGCGTGGACACCTCGCCCACCAAGGTCGAAGACATGATCATGCCGCCGACCGCGCACGACGTGAAGGTGATCTCGGTCGGCATGTTCACCGCCGGGAACCAGCCGGTCGTGTGGCGGGGGCCGATGCTGCACCGCGCGCTGCAGCAGTTCCTCGCGGACGTGTACTGGGGCGACCTCGACATCCTGCTGATGGACCTGCCGCCCGGCACCGGCGACATCGCGATCTCCGTCGCGCAGCTGCTGCCGTCCGCGGAGATCCTCGTCGTCACCACCCCGCAGCAGGCCGCCGCCGAGGTGGCCGAGCGGGCCGGGGCGATCGCCGCGCAGACCCACCAGCAGGTCGTCGGTGTGATCGAGAACATGTCCTACCTGGCGTGCGCCCACTGCGGTGAGCAGCAGCACATCTTCGGCGAGGGCGGCGGCCAGACGGTCGCGGACGCGCTGACGAAGACGCTCGGGACCCGCGTCCCCATGCTCGGCCAGGTGCAGATCGACCCGCGCCTGCGCGAGGGCGGCGACAACGGCGTCCCGCTGGTGCTCTCCGACCCCGACGCCGGGGCGGCCAAGGAGCTGCGCACGATCGCCGACAAGCTCGCGGGCCGCAGCCGCGGCCTCGCCGGCATGGCCCTCGGCATCAGCCCCAAGGGCCGCTGA
- a CDS encoding MarR family transcriptional regulator translates to MTTDLASAAAELIVWRTMLRAQAQISRRLQADLTARHDLALGSYEVLMHLGEAPDGRLRMNDLADRVLLSRSGLTRLVDRLERDGLVGRQSCASDARGLFAVLTDAGRARLAEAAPTYRQGVRDHVLSRLEEPDLRTLGHILDKLADEGA, encoded by the coding sequence GTGACCACCGACCTCGCCTCGGCCGCCGCCGAGCTGATCGTGTGGCGGACCATGCTGCGCGCCCAGGCGCAGATCTCCCGCCGGCTGCAGGCCGACCTGACGGCCCGCCACGACCTCGCGCTCGGGTCCTACGAGGTGCTGATGCACCTCGGCGAGGCGCCGGACGGGCGGCTGCGGATGAACGACCTCGCCGACCGGGTGCTGCTGTCGCGCAGCGGCCTGACGCGGCTGGTCGACCGGCTGGAGCGGGACGGGCTGGTGGGCAGGCAGTCCTGCGCGAGCGACGCGCGGGGCCTGTTCGCCGTCCTGACCGACGCGGGCCGGGCGCGGCTCGCCGAGGCCGCCCCCACCTACCGGCAGGGCGTCCGCGACCACGTCCTGAGCCGGCTGGAGGAGCCCGACCTGCGCACCCTCGGCCACATCCTGGACAAGCTCGCCGACGAGGGGGCCTAG
- a CDS encoding DUF1003 domain-containing protein — MTTTRQMASRLDQPRELRRTLLPRPHYDPESFGRLSERIARFLGTARFLVYMTVFVTVWIGWNLLVPSWLRWDPYPFIFLTLILSLQASYAAPLILLAQNRQDDRDRVQYEQDRSRNDRSIADTEYLTREIAGLRVAMSEVATRDFLRSELQQMIREMDAKKPVP; from the coding sequence ATGACGACGACACGCCAGATGGCCTCGCGCCTGGACCAGCCGAGGGAGCTCCGCCGGACGCTGCTGCCGCGCCCCCACTACGATCCCGAGTCGTTCGGGCGGCTGTCGGAGCGGATCGCGCGGTTCCTGGGAACGGCCCGGTTCCTCGTGTACATGACCGTGTTCGTCACCGTGTGGATCGGGTGGAACCTGCTGGTGCCGTCGTGGCTGAGGTGGGACCCGTACCCGTTCATCTTCCTGACGCTGATCCTGTCGCTGCAGGCCTCCTACGCGGCGCCGCTGATCCTGCTCGCCCAGAACAGGCAGGACGACCGGGACCGCGTCCAGTACGAGCAGGACCGGTCGCGCAACGACCGCAGCATCGCCGACACCGAGTACCTCACCCGCGAGATCGCGGGGCTGAGGGTCGCGATGAGCGAGGTCGCCACCCGCGACTTCCTGCGCTCGGAGCTCCAGCAGATGATCAGGGAGATGGACGCCAAGAAGCCCGTCCCCTAG
- a CDS encoding magnesium transporter MgtE N-terminal domain-containing protein — protein sequence MSGPPSRVFIARLAGVAVFDPAGDQVGRVRDVVVALRLAPRPPRALGLVVEVASRRAVFLPITRVTVIEADAVVFDGRLNMRRFQKRESETLVIAEMLDRTVRFRDSGEAAFVVDVAMEPTRTRDWLVTKVAVRRRTGRGLRKRGESMVVSSDAVEGFSAVEHGQGAAGLIAAFERMKPADLATIVHELPEKRRTEVAVALDDERLADVLEELPEDDQIEILGKLGVDRAADVLEAMGPDDAADLLGDLPTEQREQLLTLMEPRDAAPVRRLLTYPDQSAGGLMTTDPVIVPPDATVAEALAVIRRPDLNPALAAQVYVCRAPTATPTGRYLGTVHFQKLLREPPPTLVSGIVDTELDPLRPTMSLEAVAMFLATYNLVAGAVVDENGHLLGSVTIDDVLDHLLPEDWREAAMEAAAEETADPEEEALRGTT from the coding sequence ATGAGCGGACCTCCGTCGCGGGTGTTCATCGCCCGGCTCGCGGGCGTCGCGGTGTTCGACCCGGCCGGGGACCAGGTCGGCCGGGTCCGCGACGTCGTGGTCGCGCTGCGCCTCGCGCCGCGTCCGCCGCGCGCGCTCGGGCTGGTGGTGGAGGTCGCCTCGCGCCGCGCGGTGTTCCTGCCGATCACGCGGGTCACCGTGATCGAGGCGGACGCGGTCGTCTTCGACGGGCGGCTGAACATGCGCCGCTTCCAGAAGCGGGAGTCGGAGACGCTGGTGATCGCCGAGATGCTGGACCGGACCGTCCGGTTCCGCGACTCCGGCGAGGCCGCCTTCGTCGTGGACGTGGCGATGGAGCCGACCCGGACCCGCGACTGGCTCGTCACCAAGGTCGCCGTCCGCCGCCGGACGGGCCGGGGCCTGCGCAAGCGCGGCGAGAGCATGGTCGTGAGCTCGGACGCCGTGGAGGGGTTCTCGGCCGTCGAGCACGGGCAGGGCGCGGCCGGGCTGATCGCCGCGTTCGAGCGGATGAAGCCCGCCGACCTCGCCACGATCGTGCACGAGCTGCCGGAGAAGCGGCGCACCGAGGTCGCCGTCGCGCTGGACGACGAGCGGCTCGCCGACGTCCTGGAGGAGCTGCCCGAGGACGACCAGATCGAGATCCTCGGCAAGCTCGGCGTGGACCGCGCCGCCGACGTCCTGGAGGCGATGGGCCCCGACGACGCCGCCGACCTGCTCGGCGACCTGCCGACCGAGCAGCGCGAGCAGCTGCTGACGCTGATGGAGCCGCGCGACGCGGCCCCCGTCCGGCGGCTGCTCACCTACCCCGACCAGTCGGCGGGCGGCCTGATGACGACCGATCCGGTCATCGTCCCGCCGGACGCGACGGTCGCCGAGGCGCTCGCCGTGATCCGCCGTCCCGACCTGAACCCGGCGCTGGCGGCGCAGGTGTACGTGTGCCGGGCGCCGACCGCGACGCCGACCGGCCGCTACCTCGGCACGGTGCACTTCCAGAAGCTGCTGCGCGAGCCGCCGCCGACGCTGGTCAGCGGGATCGTCGACACCGAGCTGGACCCGCTGCGCCCCACCATGTCGCTGGAGGCCGTCGCGATGTTCCTGGCCACCTACAACCTGGTCGCGGGCGCGGTCGTGGACGAGAACGGGCACCTGCTGGGCTCGGTGACGATCGACGACGTCCTCGACCACCTGCTGCCGGAGGACTGGCGGGAGGCCGCGATGGAGGCGGCAGCCGAGGAGACCGCCGATCCCGAGGAAGAGGCTCTGCGGGGGACGACATGA
- a CDS encoding RNA polymerase sigma-70 factor has protein sequence MSDAFAEPFEQHRNLLFAVAYRMLGSAADAEDAVQDAWLRWSAGDRSGVADPKAYLVRITTNVALDRLRSARVRRETYVGPWLPEPMLTSPDVAEDAEMSESVSMAMLVVLETLSPLERAVFVLKEAFGYPFAEIAKALDRSEASVRQLGTRARRHVEARRPRFEAGGAERRAATDRFFEAVLGGDVNRLMEVLAPDVALWSDGGGKVRAPLRAIYGAEKVARFFVAIGGQPYQGVDPADMRIRPVELNGGPAVIVEGPDGPISAVSADVDADGRVQAVHLVANPDKLRALAEGRRLEM, from the coding sequence GTGAGCGACGCCTTCGCAGAGCCCTTCGAGCAGCACCGCAACCTGCTGTTCGCGGTGGCCTACCGGATGCTCGGCTCGGCGGCCGACGCCGAGGACGCCGTCCAGGACGCCTGGCTGCGCTGGTCGGCGGGCGACCGGTCCGGCGTGGCCGACCCCAAGGCCTACCTCGTGCGGATCACCACCAACGTCGCGCTGGACCGGCTGCGCTCGGCGCGGGTCCGGCGCGAGACCTACGTCGGGCCGTGGCTGCCCGAACCGATGCTGACCTCCCCGGACGTCGCCGAGGACGCCGAGATGTCGGAGTCGGTGTCGATGGCCATGCTCGTCGTCCTGGAGACGCTGAGCCCCCTCGAGCGCGCCGTCTTCGTGCTGAAGGAGGCCTTCGGCTACCCCTTCGCCGAGATCGCCAAGGCGCTGGACCGCTCCGAGGCGTCGGTCCGCCAGCTCGGCACCCGCGCCCGCAGGCACGTGGAGGCGCGGCGGCCCCGCTTCGAGGCCGGCGGCGCCGAGCGGCGCGCCGCCACCGATCGGTTCTTCGAGGCGGTCCTCGGCGGCGACGTCAACCGGCTCATGGAGGTCCTCGCGCCCGACGTCGCGCTGTGGTCCGACGGCGGCGGCAAGGTCCGGGCGCCCCTCCGGGCGATCTACGGCGCGGAGAAGGTGGCCCGCTTCTTCGTCGCCATCGGCGGGCAGCCCTACCAGGGCGTCGACCCGGCGGACATGCGCATCCGGCCCGTCGAGCTCAACGGCGGCCCGGCGGTCATCGTGGAGGGCCCGGACGGGCCGATCAGCGCCGTCAGCGCCGACGTCGACGCGGACGGCCGGGTCCAGGCCGTCCACCTGGTGGCCAACCCGGACAAGCTGCGGGCCCTCGCGGAGGGGCGTCGGCTGGAGATGTGA
- a CDS encoding HpcH/HpaI aldolase/citrate lyase family protein: protein MRSRRTTLAVPGSNPRFIEKAQGLPADEIFLDLEDAVAPSAKEGARATVVAALNEGDWTGRTRVVRVNDLDTHWAYRDVIEVVEGAGANLDAVMLPKVSDASHVQWLDRLLTQIERATGLPAGRIGIEAQIEDARGMVNVDAIAASSPRLEALVLGPGDLMASINMKTLVVGEQPPGYTEGDAYHYILMRILMAARAHDLQAIDGPYFNVRDVEAFTRVAERSAALGFDGKWVLHPSQIEAGNAVFSPSQDDYDRAELILDAYEHSLGEGRGAARLGDEMIDEASRKMALVVAAKGRAAGMARTKRFDPPGN from the coding sequence ATGCGCTCACGACGTACCACCCTCGCGGTCCCGGGCAGCAACCCCCGCTTCATCGAGAAGGCGCAGGGCCTGCCCGCCGACGAGATCTTCCTCGACCTGGAGGACGCCGTCGCGCCGTCGGCCAAGGAGGGCGCCCGCGCGACCGTGGTCGCCGCGCTCAACGAGGGCGACTGGACGGGCCGGACGCGGGTGGTGCGCGTCAACGACCTGGACACCCACTGGGCCTACCGGGACGTGATCGAGGTCGTCGAGGGCGCGGGCGCCAACCTCGACGCGGTCATGCTGCCGAAGGTGTCGGACGCCTCCCACGTCCAGTGGCTCGACCGCCTGCTCACCCAGATCGAGCGGGCGACGGGCCTGCCCGCCGGGCGCATCGGCATCGAGGCGCAGATCGAGGACGCCCGCGGCATGGTCAACGTCGACGCGATCGCCGCGTCCTCGCCCCGGCTGGAGGCCCTCGTCCTCGGACCCGGCGACCTCATGGCGTCGATCAACATGAAGACGCTCGTCGTCGGCGAGCAGCCGCCCGGCTACACCGAGGGCGACGCCTACCACTACATCCTCATGCGCATCCTGATGGCCGCCCGCGCCCACGACCTCCAGGCGATCGACGGCCCCTACTTCAACGTCCGCGACGTGGAGGCCTTCACCCGCGTCGCCGAGCGCTCCGCCGCCCTCGGCTTCGACGGCAAGTGGGTGCTGCACCCGTCCCAGATCGAGGCGGGCAACGCCGTGTTCTCCCCGTCCCAGGACGACTACGACCGCGCCGAGCTGATCCTGGACGCCTACGAGCACTCGCTCGGCGAGGGCCGCGGCGCCGCCCGCCTCGGCGACGAGATGATCGACGAGGCGTCCCGGAAGATGGCGCTCGTCGTCGCCGCCAAGGGCCGCGCGGCGGGGATGGCGCGGACGAAGCGCTTCGATCCGCCCGGGAACTGA
- a CDS encoding CPBP family intramembrane glutamic endopeptidase: MPYWDGAPAQPPGAPYPGPYAPGYGVHAAKRPWTVETPKAAPFHRLARNEVHRWWRPLVGTLGIAVLGMALAIGLMIVGIIVRVVVTGEAPDTSGADVDSIFGDQTADLAYNLGALALFLPVTLAGAWVVQRRRPGTLSSVAGRLRWRWLLACSGLAILFCVVSYGTSIAAAGAIDDQPGGDEHWVGWGRFIAPAIVIILLVPFQSAAEEYAFRGWMLQAVGACTLENARSRVGRAFSVVFRTPWPGIVVGSALFTAGHGYTGWGILDIFAFGAIAAWLAVRTGGLESSIALHVFNNLMAFLGPAAIGQLDIEQGGVPWQVVVADIIPMLLYAAAVVGLARWMRIRRVTAAPGDGEAPLTAAAEPAHAS; the protein is encoded by the coding sequence ATGCCGTACTGGGACGGGGCACCCGCGCAACCGCCGGGCGCGCCCTACCCAGGTCCCTACGCTCCCGGGTACGGAGTCCACGCGGCCAAGCGGCCCTGGACGGTCGAGACGCCCAAGGCGGCCCCGTTCCACCGGCTGGCCCGCAACGAGGTGCACCGGTGGTGGCGTCCACTGGTGGGGACCCTCGGGATCGCGGTCCTCGGGATGGCCCTGGCCATCGGGCTGATGATCGTGGGCATCATCGTCCGGGTCGTGGTGACGGGCGAGGCGCCCGACACCTCCGGCGCGGACGTGGACTCGATCTTCGGCGACCAGACGGCCGACCTGGCCTACAACCTCGGGGCGCTGGCGCTCTTCCTGCCGGTCACGCTGGCCGGGGCGTGGGTCGTCCAGCGGCGGCGGCCGGGCACGCTGTCCTCGGTCGCGGGGCGGCTGCGCTGGCGCTGGCTCCTCGCCTGCTCGGGCCTGGCGATCCTGTTCTGCGTCGTGTCCTACGGGACGTCGATCGCCGCCGCCGGCGCGATCGACGACCAGCCGGGCGGCGACGAGCACTGGGTCGGGTGGGGGCGGTTCATCGCCCCGGCCATCGTCATCATCCTGCTGGTGCCGTTCCAGTCGGCCGCGGAGGAGTACGCGTTCCGCGGCTGGATGCTCCAGGCCGTGGGCGCGTGCACCCTGGAGAACGCCAGGAGCCGCGTCGGGCGCGCCTTCAGCGTGGTGTTCCGCACGCCGTGGCCCGGGATCGTCGTCGGCTCGGCCCTGTTCACGGCCGGGCACGGCTACACGGGCTGGGGAATCCTCGACATCTTCGCGTTCGGCGCGATAGCGGCCTGGCTCGCGGTGCGGACGGGCGGGCTGGAGTCCAGCATCGCCCTGCACGTGTTCAACAACCTGATGGCGTTCCTCGGGCCCGCGGCGATCGGCCAGCTCGACATCGAGCAGGGCGGCGTCCCCTGGCAGGTCGTCGTGGCGGACATCATCCCGATGCTGCTGTACGCGGCCGCCGTCGTGGGGCTGGCGCGGTGGATGCGGATCCGGCGGGTCACCGCCGCGCCCGGCGACGGCGAGGCGCCGCTGACGGCGGCCGCGGAACCGGCGCACGCCTCATAG
- a CDS encoding NUDIX hydrolase — translation MRVRCVGGIVRDGEGRFLLVRRGHPPGEGLWSIPGGRVGPGEGDPAAVARELREETGLDVLVGALAGTVERPGPGGVVYEIHDYTATVAGGTLRAGDDASDVRWVPPGELDALPMTPGLLDALAEWGVL, via the coding sequence ATGCGAGTGCGCTGCGTGGGCGGGATCGTGCGGGACGGCGAGGGACGGTTCCTGCTGGTCAGGCGCGGTCACCCGCCGGGCGAGGGCCTGTGGTCGATCCCGGGCGGGCGGGTCGGGCCCGGCGAGGGCGACCCGGCCGCGGTCGCCCGCGAGCTGAGGGAGGAGACCGGTCTGGACGTCCTCGTCGGCGCCCTCGCCGGGACGGTGGAGCGTCCCGGGCCGGGCGGCGTCGTCTACGAGATCCACGACTACACGGCCACCGTGGCCGGCGGGACGCTCCGCGCGGGCGACGACGCGTCCGACGTCCGCTGGGTGCCCCCGGGCGAGCTGGACGCCCTCCCGATGACGCCCGGCCTCCTCGACGCCCTCGCCGAGTGGGGCGTCCTATGA
- a CDS encoding DUF6758 family protein, translating to MRAEPTCPRCAGPLTAPSLWSSDWSCGVHGAVLPRQPSNRPGSEGLSVVLRDARVPVWTPWPLPAAWLVTGFATVGDERSGARATAVAVSGPGLLHGPADMVMIAEEPGIGLGAHYAGLAGPDPGTAFNGGPPHVKLDVGGPAATCGQTVPMWAVGDRPDRAAYVGEAMGNWLWAVLWPADAGVLMVERLTLLDLREPGMDLDLPYGAHSPRLDD from the coding sequence ATGAGGGCGGAGCCCACCTGCCCGCGCTGCGCGGGCCCGCTGACCGCGCCGAGCCTCTGGTCCAGCGACTGGAGCTGCGGCGTGCACGGCGCCGTACTGCCGAGGCAGCCGTCCAACCGCCCCGGCTCCGAGGGGCTGTCCGTCGTCCTGCGGGACGCGAGGGTTCCGGTCTGGACGCCGTGGCCGCTTCCGGCCGCCTGGCTCGTCACGGGCTTCGCCACGGTCGGGGACGAGCGCTCGGGTGCCCGCGCGACCGCCGTCGCGGTGTCCGGGCCGGGCCTGCTGCACGGCCCCGCCGACATGGTCATGATCGCCGAGGAGCCGGGCATCGGCCTCGGCGCCCACTACGCGGGGCTCGCGGGCCCCGACCCCGGCACCGCCTTCAACGGCGGCCCGCCGCACGTGAAGCTGGACGTCGGCGGCCCCGCCGCGACCTGCGGGCAGACGGTCCCGATGTGGGCGGTCGGCGACCGCCCCGACCGCGCCGCCTACGTCGGCGAGGCGATGGGGAACTGGCTGTGGGCGGTGCTGTGGCCCGCCGACGCCGGTGTTCTCATGGTGGAGCGCCTCACCCTGCTCGACCTCCGCGAGCCGGGCATGGACCTCGACCTCCCCTACGGTGCCCACAGCCCCCGCCTCGACGACTGA
- a CDS encoding PHP domain-containing protein, with protein sequence MRIDLHCHSDASDGTRPPAEVVRRARENGVDVVALTDHDTVAGWDEAAASLPEGLALVPGIELSCKEGGRSLHLLGYLFDPAEPVLAAELARIRDDRVTRARGMVERLNGLGAEVTWDMVRALARGEAVGRPHIARAMVEAGVIESADEAFTHRWIAQGGRAYVERYALDAERAIGLVRAAGGVSVLAHPRARRRGYVFGDEVVERLAAAGLAGVEADHPDHAPEDRARLRGLAASLGLAVTGSSDDHGAFTGDRIGVETTAPDAFETLRAAATGGDLRLPVRGGESR encoded by the coding sequence ATGCGGATCGATCTGCACTGCCACAGCGACGCGTCCGACGGGACGCGGCCGCCCGCGGAGGTCGTCCGGCGGGCGCGGGAGAACGGCGTCGACGTCGTCGCGCTCACCGACCACGACACCGTCGCCGGCTGGGACGAGGCCGCCGCGTCCCTCCCAGAGGGCCTGGCGCTCGTCCCCGGCATCGAGCTGTCGTGCAAGGAGGGCGGCCGGAGCCTGCACCTGCTCGGCTACCTGTTCGACCCGGCCGAGCCGGTGCTGGCCGCCGAGCTGGCCCGGATCCGCGACGACCGCGTGACCAGGGCGCGCGGCATGGTGGAGCGGCTGAACGGGCTCGGCGCCGAGGTCACGTGGGACATGGTCCGCGCACTCGCCAGGGGCGAGGCGGTCGGGCGCCCGCACATCGCGCGCGCCATGGTGGAGGCGGGCGTGATCGAGTCCGCGGACGAGGCGTTCACGCACCGGTGGATCGCGCAGGGCGGCCGCGCCTACGTCGAGCGGTACGCGCTCGACGCGGAGCGGGCGATCGGGCTCGTCCGCGCGGCCGGGGGAGTGAGCGTCCTGGCCCACCCCCGGGCGCGCCGCCGCGGGTACGTGTTCGGCGACGAGGTGGTCGAGAGGCTCGCCGCCGCCGGGCTCGCCGGGGTCGAGGCCGACCACCCCGACCACGCCCCCGAGGACCGCGCCCGCCTGCGCGGCCTGGCCGCCTCGCTCGGCCTCGCCGTGACCGGCTCCAGCGACGACCACGGCGCGTTCACCGGCGACCGGATCGGCGTCGAGACCACCGCGCCGGACGCCTTCGAGACGCTCCGCGCGGCCGCCACCGGCGGCGATCTCCGTCTGCCCGTCCGGGGCGGCGAATCGCGGTAG